From the genome of Vicia villosa cultivar HV-30 ecotype Madison, WI linkage group LG2, Vvil1.0, whole genome shotgun sequence, one region includes:
- the LOC131653011 gene encoding kinesin-like protein KIN-12E, whose amino-acid sequence MFNFRFELTTQYLFTCTLISNFKLLIVAEDLDTAPFCISFQGFTFNNNRVEEWRRRLRWKSQESNTVSLLGFGCEGLSGCMFNEVNDQGHIVIILKVCMLQTRLAAIECMTHDVIRDLLGVKLDITNYANLIDQNQIVKLVEEAHQ is encoded by the exons ATGTTCAATTTCAG aTTCGAACTCACTACACAATATCTCTTCACATGTACATTGATATCAAATTTCAAATTGTTAATAGTTGCAGAAG ATTTAGACACTGCACCATTCTGTATCTCATTTCAG GGTTTCACTTTCAACAATAATAGAGTGGAAGAATGGAGGAGAAGACTAAGATGGAAGTCCCAAGAGTCAAACACG GTGTCTTTGTTAGGATTTGGATGTGAAGGTTTATCTGGATGTATGTTCAACGAGGTTAATGACCAAGGGCATATTGTCATCATCCTCAAG GTTTGTATGCTACAAACAAGGCTGGCTGCTATTGAATGCATGACTCATGATGTCATTCGGGACCTTCTTGGTGTAAAATTGGACATTACCAACTATGCA AATTTGATAGACCAAAACCAAATTGTGAAATTAGTGGAGGAAGCCCATCAATAA